One part of the Mytilus trossulus isolate FHL-02 chromosome 11, PNRI_Mtr1.1.1.hap1, whole genome shotgun sequence genome encodes these proteins:
- the LOC134690177 gene encoding uncharacterized protein LOC134690177, with protein MEQLCDCDYEYDSEDQYTMPEFHQKYKDKLPLLVVVSGGFNGKTTYDEVSTNQVIWFHRVCKQTRVLGRLSNQAVRQYEEFITIPVHSSHMFTVFTSSRHESDPETLEDILTKHKLPVLVRLASEANDYTLRTVKRYTILLIKTYTETFLQGNCLQDDILLPPPLLLAISPDISVAIATGYVKKTKDAFNRKLRQISEFVKRNVELKEKEGCKEITLFDKQDSTTGTGNSIPPDLLPSYDEDFIYQDIVPDSNWIPPIPPNPGTRPSLPARPPDGLLYQEDIPVESDSQSRDLSTGSGNNLTVYDDDESGYNSSAGSIKSHVSDMSVEDIQSLLEALNLTKYKKDFRKHLIDGAMLEGLEETILREDFKFKHVEVIRLKKFIREGYMPKHRLVDFKFDDMENSCSSKYVYDPKHQYTLPDFYQKYGNQLPLLVIVTEGFSGRTAYDELSTNQVIWLHRVVHQIRAIGRLANQANRKHEEFVSIPVCSSHMFSVVKNFRNESYPETLELILSRNKLPVQVRLVTGDDEFTMRTLRRYNMLILNKYTETYLKGNCLQDDILLPLPLLLALSPNISIAIVTGYRDGSKENFKRKIESLNAFVNTNVGLKVNEGCKEITLFDKQYSTTGTGNCVPIHLLPNLDEVIYHEIETDPYWIPPKPCKRRLKPPLPARRPEGWPDLVRSQNESEKQLSESKTMGNNAESGQSSSACSIQSYVSDMSVNDIQHLLEAFNLSKYQQDFKKHLIDGAMLEGLGEDILRDDFKFKQVEVVRLMKFIREGHIPKQRN; from the exons atggaaCAGTTATGTGATTGTGATTATGAATATGATTCAGAGGATCAGTATACAATGCCAGAGTTTCACCAGAAGTACAAAGATAAGCTGCCATTGTTAGTGGTGGTATCAGGCGGGTTCAACGGGAAAACAACTTACGACGAAGTATCTACTAACCAG GTTATATGGTTCCATcgtgtttgtaaacaaacaagGGTATTGGGAAGATTATCAAACCAAGCTGTTCGTCAATATGAAGAATTCATCACTATACCAGTTCACAGCAGTCACATGTTTACTGTGTTTACGAGTTCCAGACATG AATCAGATCCAGAGACTTTAGAAGACATACTGACAAAACACAAGTTACCTGTACTAGTACGACTGGCGAGCGAAGCTAACGATTACACCCTGAGAACAGTCAAACGCTACACCATTTTACTCATAAAGACATACACGGAAACATTTCTACAAGGAAACTGTCTGCAAGATG ATATACTATTGCCCCCGCCTTTACTCTTGGCAATTTCTCCTGATATATCAGTAGCAATCGCCACTGGGTATgtgaaaaaaactaaagacgCATTCAATAGGAAATTAAGACAAATTAGTGAATTTGTGAAGAGAAATGTtgaattgaaagaaaaagaagGATGCAAAG AAATAACACTGTTCGATAAACAAGATTCCACAACTGGCACGGGAAATAGCATACCACCAGATCTTTTGCCAAGCTACGACGAGGACTTTATTTATCAAGATATTGTACCGGATTCAAATTGGATACCGCCAATACCACCTAACCCTGGAACGAGACCATCCTTACCGGCGCGACCACCAGACGGTTTACTGTACCAGGAGGATATACCAGTAGAATCAGATAGCCAGTCGAGAGATTTATCAACCGGTAGTGGAAACAATTTGACGGTTTATGACGATGATGAAAGTGGGTACAATTCATCGGCAGGGTCTATTAAATCGCATGTAAGTGACATGTCCGTTGAAGACATCCAGTCTCTCTTAGAAGCTTTGAATTTAACAAAGTATAAAAAGGACTTCCGAAAACATCTTATTGATGGTGCAATGCTAGAGGGCCTCGAAGAAACGATTTTGAGAgaagattttaaatttaaacatgtcGAAGTTATTAGATTGAAGAAATTCATAAGAGAAGGATACATGCCAAAAca TCGATTAGtcgattttaaatttgatgataTGGAAAATTCATGTAGTTCTAAGTATGTATATGATCCCAAACATCAGTACACCTTACCAGACTTTTATCAGAAGTATGGAAATCAGTTACCATTGTTGGTCATTGTGACAGAAGGATTTAGTGGGAGGACAGCTTACGATGAACTATCTACTAACCAG GTTATATGGTTACATCGTGTCGTTCACCAAATAAGAGCAATAGGACGACTTGCCAACCAAGCCAATCGTAAACACGAAGAATTTGTTAGTATTCCAGTTTGTAGCAGTCATATGTTTTCTGTCGTAAAGAATTTTAGAAACG AATCATACCCCGAAACGTTGGAACTAATACTGAGTAGAAACAAATTACCCGTTCAAGTAAGACTTGTGACTGGGGATGATGAATTCACAATGAGAACCTTACGGCGCTACAACATGTtaattctaaataaatataCTGAAACTTATTTAAAAGGAAACTGTCTACAAGATG aTATACTGTTGCCTCTTCCGTTACTCTTAGCACTTTCTCCAAATATATCAATTGCTATTGTAACTGGATATAGAGATGGGTCTAAAGAGAATTTCAAGAGAAAAATAGAAAGTTTAAATGcatttgtaaatacaaatgttgGGTTAAAAGTAAATGAAGGATGCAAAG aaattacactttttgataaacaatattCAACAACTGGCACTGGAAATTGTGTACCAATCCATCTATTGCCAAACTTAGACGAAGTCATTTATCATGAAATTGAAACAGATCCATATTGGATACCGCCAAAACCATGCAAGCGTAGATTGAAACCGCCACTTCCGGCACGACGACCAGAGGGTTGGCCTGACCTAGTTAGATCTCAGAACGAGTCAGAAAAACAATTATCGGAATCAAAAACAATGGGTAACAATGCTGAAAGCGGGCAAAGCTCATCTGCATGTTCAATACAATCATATGTCAGTGACATGTCTGTTAATGACATTCAGCATCTTTTAGAGGCGTTCAATTTATCAAAGTATCAACAAGATTTCAAGAAACATTTAATAGATGGTGCAATGCTAGAGGGACTTGGTGAAGATATACTAAGAGATGACTTTAAATTTAAGCAAGTGGAAGTTGTTAGATTAATGAAATTCATACGGGAAGGTCATATCCCAAAACAACgaaattaa